The following coding sequences are from one Polyangia bacterium window:
- a CDS encoding outer membrane beta-barrel protein, which yields MRIHLAMGAAAVALFPLTVMAQTTPPPPAPPADVAAAPPAVPGVQKTWKDMVTFEGLADAYGSFRPGGSQSVPLGFRVFDAPTDTFSLAFAKLAVGVKADPVGMRLDLGFGPVADLTASTPNAEVWKHILQAYGTFAVGGTTPLTIDIGKFVTAAGAEVIEAHANWNYSRSFLFGYAIPFTHTGVRLTAPLSSALTLQVMLANGWDNSIDNNAGKTLGVSATFVAPTGTTIIGNVMAGPEPQMGAGNPWRFLVDAVVSQSFGKLSLNANFDYGHQDTFNWWGLAAYARAPVTSMMNLSVRGEIFQDREGFRLGLPLGSYTVEEITVTAGFPVGNNAELRAEARFDFAGDTIYAYEPMGTDAKKFQSSLTGAALVWF from the coding sequence ATGCGCATTCACTTGGCAATGGGAGCGGCAGCGGTCGCTCTGTTTCCCCTGACGGTGATGGCCCAGACGACGCCTCCGCCTCCGGCACCCCCGGCGGATGTGGCTGCGGCGCCTCCGGCGGTGCCGGGCGTGCAGAAGACCTGGAAAGACATGGTGACGTTCGAGGGCCTGGCCGACGCGTACGGATCGTTCCGCCCCGGCGGCTCGCAGAGCGTTCCGCTCGGCTTCCGCGTCTTCGATGCGCCGACGGACACCTTCTCGCTGGCCTTCGCCAAGCTGGCGGTGGGCGTGAAGGCCGACCCGGTGGGGATGCGGCTGGATCTCGGGTTCGGCCCGGTCGCCGACCTCACGGCTTCCACTCCCAACGCCGAAGTTTGGAAGCACATCTTGCAGGCGTACGGCACCTTCGCCGTCGGCGGCACCACGCCGCTGACCATCGACATCGGCAAGTTCGTCACCGCCGCCGGCGCCGAGGTGATCGAAGCGCACGCCAACTGGAACTACTCGCGGTCGTTCCTGTTCGGCTACGCCATTCCGTTCACCCACACCGGCGTGCGCCTGACCGCGCCGCTGTCCAGCGCGCTGACCTTGCAGGTGATGCTGGCCAACGGCTGGGACAACAGCATCGACAACAACGCCGGCAAGACGCTGGGCGTGTCCGCGACCTTCGTGGCGCCCACCGGCACCACCATCATCGGCAACGTGATGGCCGGTCCCGAGCCGCAGATGGGCGCCGGCAACCCGTGGCGTTTCCTGGTCGACGCCGTGGTCTCGCAATCGTTCGGCAAGCTGTCGCTGAACGCCAACTTCGATTACGGCCACCAGGACACGTTCAACTGGTGGGGCCTGGCCGCCTACGCCCGCGCGCCGGTGACGTCGATGATGAACCTCAGCGTACGCGGCGAGATCTTCCAGGACCGCGAAGGCTTCCGCCTGGGTCTCCCGCTTGGTTCGTACACCGTCGAGGAGATCACTGTCACCGCCGGCTTCCCGGTCGGCAACAACGCCGAGCTGCGCGCCGAGGCCCGCTTCGATTTCGCTGGCGACACCATCTATGCCTACGAGCCGATGGGCACGGACGCCAAGAAGTTCCAGTCCTCGCTGACCGGCGCCGCGCTGGTCTGGTTCTAG